CCCCGACGTGGCGCTGGTGGCGGTCGTGGTCGAGACCATGCTCACCCTGGTGTTCGTCGCGGCGCTGGCCCGGATGCCCGGTGCGGCCCCGACCGCCCCGGCCCGGCCCCGCAGGCGGTGGCGGGACCCGCTGGCCGGCGGTGTCGCCGGGCTCGCCGTGTTCGCCTCGGTGTGGGGCTTCCTGTCCCAGCCCGCGGCGGACAGCGTCTCGGCCGAGCACGTCCGGCTCACCCCGGCCGCGCACGGCGGCGACGTCGTCACCGTGATCGTCGCCGACTTCCGCGGCCTGGACACGCTGGTCGAGATCACGGTGCTGCTGGTCGCGGTGATCGGCGTGGCCACCCTGATGCGGCGCGGGAGGCTGTGGTGAGCGCGGGGGAGCGCCGCAACGCGCCGCCCGACCCCGTGGTCCGGGGCGTCGCCCGGCTGCTGCCCGGCCCGAGCGTGGTGGTCGCGGCGGCGCTGATCGTCAAGGGCTACGCCGAGGTGGGCGACGGGTTCGCCGCCGGGGTGGTCGTCGCGCTGGCGATCGCGCTGGTCTACGTGGCGCTCGGCGCCGAGGACGCCGAGGTGGCGCTGCCCGCGCTGCGCCACGCGCCGAAGCTCGCGGTCGGCGGCCTGCTCCTCGCGCTCGCGAGCGGGTTCTTCCCGCTCCTGCTCGGCGAGGCGCCGGTGACCCACCACCCCGGTCCGGGCGGGCACGTCACCAAGGTCGGCGCGCTGGAGCTGTTCACCCCGCTGCTGCTGGACCTCGGGGTGTTCCTGCTGGTCGTCGGCGTGCTGACGACGCTGCTGCACCAGCTCGGGCGAGCACCGGGGGTGGGCAAGCGGTGATCCTCGCCTCCGCCCTCGCCGCGGCCGTCCTGTTCGGCTCCGGCGCCTACCTGCTGCTCAAGCGGGACCTGATCCGGATGGTCGCGGGCATCATGCTGATCTCGCAGAGCGCCGTCGTCACCATCATGGCCGCGGGCCTGAGCCGCGGTCCGGCGGCGATCGCGGTGGCGCCGGGCGACGCGGTCAGCGACCCGCTGCCGCAGGCGCTGGCGCTGACCGCGCTGGTCATCGGGCTGGCCACGGTGGCGCTGCTGCTCGCGCTGGTGCACCGGGCCGTGGTGGTCTTCCGGACCGCCGAGCAGGACGAGCTGGCCGCGACCGAGGCCGTGCACGAGGCCGGGCTGGAGCGGCAGCGGCAGGCCGACCGCGAGGAGACCGAGGCCCGCCTGGAGGACGAGCGGCGGGCCGAGCGGGAGCGGGCCCGCTGATGCTGCTGTCGACGGCCCTCCTCGTGCCCTGGGTGGCGGGCGCCGTGCTCGTCGCGCTGGACGGGCGCCTGCGCGTGGTCGCCTGGCTCGCCGTCGCCTCGCTCGCCGCCGCCCTCGCCCTGCTGGGCGTGCTCGCCGCCGACGTGTTCGGCGGTGGCGCCCGCCAGGTCGTCACCGGCGGCTGGCCCGCCGGCGTGGGCATCGTGCTGCGCGCGGACGCGCTGGGCGTCGTCTTCGCGCTGCTCTCGGTGCTCGTGCTGCTGGCCGCGGCCGCGCACGAGGCTGTGGGCGGGGTGCGGTCGCGCACCTTCCCCGGCCTGGTCGTGCTGCTCGGCGCCGGGCTGACCGGCCTGTTCGTCACGGCCGACGTGTTCTCGTTCTACGTCTTCTTCGAGCTGGCGATGACCGCCTCGTACGCGCTCAGCGCCTACGGGGGCAAGCGGCGGCAGCTGCGGGCGGCGCTGGTGTTCACCGCGGTCAACCTGCTGGGCTCGTTCATCTTCCTGCTGTCCGTGGCCGGCGCCTACCGCGTCACCGGGGCGCTGGCGATGGAGCAGGTGGCCGAGCGCGTGCTCGCGGTCAACCCCAACGCGGCCATCCTCATCGCGGCCGGGTTCTTCATCGCCTTCTGCGTCAAGCTCGGCCTGTTCCCGTTCCACTTCTGGCTGCCCACCGTCTACGCCGGCGCCCGGCCCGCGGTCGCGGCGATCCTCAGCGGCGCCGTGGCCAACATCGGCGCCTACGGCCTGCTGCGCTTCGGCGTCGACCTGTTCCCCGAGCAGTTGCGGCTCTCCGGCGTGGTGCTCGTGGTGCTGGGCGCCGCGTCGATCGTCTACGGCGGGGTGCTGGCGGTCTCCCGCGGCGACGCGGCCGAGATGCTGGCCTACTCCGCTATCGGCCAGGTCGGGTACGTGCTGGTCGCGCTGGGCGTCGGCGGGCCGGTCGGCCTGGTGGCCGCGGTGCTCTACAGCGTGATCAACTCGCTGAACAAGGCGTTGCTGTTCCTGGCCTCGGGGGTGCGGGGCGCGCTGGTCGCGGCGGCGTTCGCGGTCGGGGCGCTCAGCGTGGCGGGCGTGCCGCCCGCGGCGGGGTTCGTCGGCAAGCTGGAGCTGTTCCGCACCGGCGTCGTGGCCGGCAGCGCCGCCCTCGTCGTGCTGCTCGTGGTCGGCAGCGCGCTCTCGCTCGTCTACCTGTTCCAGGTCTACCAGCGCGGCTTCTGGCGCCCGGACCCGGCCGCGACCGGCACGCCGAGCCCGCTGCCGCAGCGGCTGCCCACGGCGGTGCTGGCGCTGCTGGTGCTCGCCGCCGGCCTGTGGCCCGAGCCGCTGCTGCTGCTCAGCAGCCACGCGGTCGACGCCCTGCTGGCCCCATGACAACGGAGGTCGAATGCCCGCCCTGCTGCTCCGCGTCGTCGTGCTCACCGCGGTCTACCTGCTGGCGTTGACCAGCCTGCACCCCGGTGACGTCCTCGTCGGGCTCGTCCTGTCGGCCCTGCTGGTCCTGCTGGCCCGGCGGGTCGGCCCGCGCCGACCACCGCCGCCGTCGCCCGTGCCGCTGGGCAGCAGGCTCGCGGGGGTGCCGGCGCTGATCGGCGGGACGCTGGTCGACCTGGTGGTCGGCACCTGGCAGACCGCCGCCCGCCTCGTCGGCAGGGGGCCGACCAGGGCCGGCCTCGTCGAGGTCCCGATCCCCAGGGGCGGGGCGGTCTCGACCGCGGCCTGGGGCGTCCGGGTCGGGTTCGTGCCGGACACCGTCGTCGTCGAGCTCGACGAGGAGCGGGGCCGGATGCTGCTGCACGTGCTCGACGCGAGCGACCCGGAGGCCGTGGTCGCCGCGCAGCACGACTCCTACGAGCGGCGCCAGCGCCGGGTCTTCCCCTGAACCGCCGTGCCCGCCTTCATCGTCGTCCCCGCCCTGTTCTGGGTGACCCTGCTGCTGGTCGCCGGCGGCCTGGTGCTGGTCCGCGCCCGCGACGCCCTCCAGCGCGTCGTCGCGCTCGACCTCCTGGCGGTGATCGTCATCGCGCTGCTGGCCCTGCTGTCCTACCTGCGCGGCCAGGCGTACTACTTCGACGCCGCGGTGGCGCTCGCCCTGCTGTCCTTCGTCGCCACCGTGGCGGCGGCCCGCTACCTCGACTCGGGAGGTCCGTTCGGGTGATCTCGATCCTGCTCGACGTGGTCGGCGGCGCGCTGCTGCTGCTCGGCCTGGTGCTGCTCACGATCAGTCTCATCGGCGTCCTGCGGCTGCCCGACACCTACGGCCAGCTGCACGCCCAGGGCCTGGCCGCCGGGCCCGGGGTGATCGCGGTCCTGGCGTCCTCGATCGCGACCGAGGACGCCACGATCATCACGTTCGCGGTGCTCGCGATCGCGTTCGTCGCGCTCACCTCGCCGGTGTCCGGCCACGCGATCGCCCGCGCCGCCCACCGCCGTGGTGACCGGGAGGCGCGGAAGGCCGGCGGCCGGTCCGAGGGGCAGGCGTGAGGAGGCGGTGGGTCACCCGTCCTGCGCGGGGGTGTCGGGCAGGTCGCGGACCAGCCACACCAACCCCGCGATGACGGCGTAGGCGAGCGCGCCGGTCGGTGATCCGGCGGCCAGGACCACGACGGCCAGGACCGCCGCCGCGGCGGCGACCACCGAAGCGGGCCGGGGACGCCGGGCCGGCGCGACCTCGTCGAGGGCCCGGAAGGAGCGCTCGAAGTCCGGGTCGTCGGCGGTCAACCGGCGCTCGATGTCGAGCAGGGCTTCCCGGTCGCGTTCACTGAGCACGATCCACCTCCTGGGGGCCGTCGGGGTTTCGGCGTCCGGTCGCGGCGCCACGGGCGCCTCTCGGGGGATCGCACCGGGCTCGACGGGGAGCCGCCCGTCGACGCGTCCGACCCCGGCCATGACCCACCTCCGCACCGCGACCTCCGGTCGTCCCGGGTCCAGGGTGGCGGGGCTGGGCGTTCCTCCGCTTGTAGAGGGCCGACAAACAGGGGCGGGTGTTTTGTCGTTCGCCGTCAGTCCCGGGTGGTCGTGCGTGTTACATCATGCCGAGTGAGGAGAGCTTCGCCGCCCGGTTCCTGCCCATGACCTTGCCGGCTATCACCAGGTCCTCCGGGGTCAGGGGCTTCATGGCCGCGCTCGTCATGAACTGCGGCGGGCGGGCCGGCGGTGGCGTGAACTCCTTCAGCGGGCGGGTCACGTGGGCGAATACCCTGCTCTCCTTCTGGAGGATCTCCTCCAGCGCCTGCTTCCAGTTCGGGGACTCGACCTGGAACTTCACCTGCTGCATGCCGACCATCGGGACCCAGCTGACCTCCACCGCGTGCGTGCCGTCGACGTAGTGGAGGGTGAGGTCGGTCTTGATGTGCGCGCGGAGCAGGCTGTTGAAGGCGTACAGGCAGCGGGGCAGCAGGATGAACTCCAGGGCGTTGGCGGGCATGGAGCGGCTGACCCGGAGTTCGTGCGAACCCTCCCTGGGGCGGTCGAGCCCCATCGCCTCGAACGTCTTCCGCACGTCCGGGGCCGGCGCGCCGGTCGACCCCCCGAAGATGGCCGAGTTGGCCGCCCGCTCGGCCAGCATCCTGGTCAGGGCCGGGTTCCTGCCGCGCACTTTCATGACCGCCTGGTACAGCACCTTCCCGAGCGCGGGCGAGGAGCCGGCCTCCCGCCGGTAGTCCGCCATGGACATGCCCAACTCGGTCTTGACGGCCTCCTCGATCTCCTCCCTCCGGAACGAGTCGGAGCCCAGCCACTTCTCCGGGACCTGCTTGCCCCCCTCCTCGACGTACTTCTCCATCCGGACGCTCATGGCCTGGTGTTCGAGCAGGCCGGCCACCTGGGCGGCGTCGTCCCGCGGGCCCGTCTCGGACTGGCTGAGGCTGATCTTGTCCGCGCTGGCCTCGGTCTCCACGTCGAT
This portion of the Saccharothrix syringae genome encodes:
- a CDS encoding MnhB domain-containing protein, with protein sequence MSAGERRNAPPDPVVRGVARLLPGPSVVVAAALIVKGYAEVGDGFAAGVVVALAIALVYVALGAEDAEVALPALRHAPKLAVGGLLLALASGFFPLLLGEAPVTHHPGPGGHVTKVGALELFTPLLLDLGVFLLVVGVLTTLLHQLGRAPGVGKR
- a CDS encoding NADH-quinone oxidoreductase subunit K, whose translation is MILASALAAAVLFGSGAYLLLKRDLIRMVAGIMLISQSAVVTIMAAGLSRGPAAIAVAPGDAVSDPLPQALALTALVIGLATVALLLALVHRAVVVFRTAEQDELAATEAVHEAGLERQRQADREETEARLEDERRAERERAR
- a CDS encoding complex I subunit 5 family protein, translated to MLLSTALLVPWVAGAVLVALDGRLRVVAWLAVASLAAALALLGVLAADVFGGGARQVVTGGWPAGVGIVLRADALGVVFALLSVLVLLAAAAHEAVGGVRSRTFPGLVVLLGAGLTGLFVTADVFSFYVFFELAMTASYALSAYGGKRRQLRAALVFTAVNLLGSFIFLLSVAGAYRVTGALAMEQVAERVLAVNPNAAILIAAGFFIAFCVKLGLFPFHFWLPTVYAGARPAVAAILSGAVANIGAYGLLRFGVDLFPEQLRLSGVVLVVLGAASIVYGGVLAVSRGDAAEMLAYSAIGQVGYVLVALGVGGPVGLVAAVLYSVINSLNKALLFLASGVRGALVAAAFAVGALSVAGVPPAAGFVGKLELFRTGVVAGSAALVVLLVVGSALSLVYLFQVYQRGFWRPDPAATGTPSPLPQRLPTAVLALLVLAAGLWPEPLLLLSSHAVDALLAP
- a CDS encoding Na+/H+ antiporter subunit E codes for the protein MPALLLRVVVLTAVYLLALTSLHPGDVLVGLVLSALLVLLARRVGPRRPPPPSPVPLGSRLAGVPALIGGTLVDLVVGTWQTAARLVGRGPTRAGLVEVPIPRGGAVSTAAWGVRVGFVPDTVVVELDEERGRMLLHVLDASDPEAVVAAQHDSYERRQRRVFP
- a CDS encoding monovalent cation/H+ antiporter complex subunit F, whose product is MPAFIVVPALFWVTLLLVAGGLVLVRARDALQRVVALDLLAVIVIALLALLSYLRGQAYYFDAAVALALLSFVATVAAARYLDSGGPFG
- the mnhG gene encoding monovalent cation/H(+) antiporter subunit G, encoding MISILLDVVGGALLLLGLVLLTISLIGVLRLPDTYGQLHAQGLAAGPGVIAVLASSIATEDATIITFAVLAIAFVALTSPVSGHAIARAAHRRGDREARKAGGRSEGQA
- a CDS encoding DUF3040 domain-containing protein; its protein translation is MLSERDREALLDIERRLTADDPDFERSFRALDEVAPARRPRPASVVAAAAAVLAVVVLAAGSPTGALAYAVIAGLVWLVRDLPDTPAQDG